One segment of Anastrepha obliqua isolate idAnaObli1 chromosome 3, idAnaObli1_1.0, whole genome shotgun sequence DNA contains the following:
- the LOC129240430 gene encoding uncharacterized protein LOC129240430 has product MKLFVAFFAVFAVVAGVEVPTNEYLPPAEVAGFEQVAVEPQAAAVLADDGYRYKTVRRLKYRHRRDVSELPTNEYLPPVASAPVAVAEQQFVVEPQESAVLANDGYRYKAVRRLKYRHRRDVSELPSNEYLPPVAVAEQQVVVEPQETAALADDGYRYKTVRRLKYRHRRDVSELPSNEYLPPALNVPVAVAEQFVVEPQESAVLGDDGYRYKAVRRLKYRHRRDVSELPSNEYLPPVAVAEQQVVVEPQESAALADDGYRYKTVRRLKYRHRRDVSELPSNEYLPPALNVPVAVAEQVVVEPQESAVLGDDGYRYKAVRRLKYRHRRDVSELPSNEYLPPVAVAEQQVVVEPQESAVLGDDGYRYKAVRRLKYRHRRDVSELPSNEYLPPAVSAPVPVAEQQVFVEPQEAAVLAEDGYRYKTVRRLKYRHRRV; this is encoded by the coding sequence atgaaattatttgtcGCATTTTTTGCCGTTTTTGCGGTCGTAGCCGGTGTCGAAGTGCCTACCAACGAGTACTTGCCTCCTGCAGAAGTGGCTGGATTTGAACAAGTTGCTGTGGAACCTCAGGCAGCTGCCGTCCTTGCTGATGACGGTTACCGTTACAAGACTGTGCGTCGTCTGAAATACCGCCACCGCCGTGATGTCAGTGAACTTCCCACCAACGAATATTTGCCACCTGTGGCCAGCGCTCCAGTAGCTGTTGCTGAGCAACAATTTGTTGTTGAACCACAAGAATCCGCCGTCCTTGCTAACGATGGTTACCGTTACAAAGCTGTGCGTCGTCTGAAATATCGCCATCGTCGCGATGTCAGCGAACTCCCCTCCAACGAATATCTGCCACCTGTAGCTGTTGCTGAGCAACAAGTTGTTGTTGAGCCACAAGAAACCGCCGCCCTTGCTGATGATGGTTACCGTTACAAGACTGTGCGCCGTCTGAAATACCGCCACCGTCGCGATGTCAGCGAATTACCTTCAAACGAGTACCTGCCACCAGCTCTCAACGTTCCCGTAGCTGTAGCTGAACAATTTGTTGTTGAACCCCAAGAATCCGCCGTCCTTGGTGATGATGGCTATCGTTACAAGGCTGTGCGCCGCTTGAAGTACCGTCATCGTCGTGATGTCAGTGAACTCCCCTCCAACGAATATCTGCCACCTGTAGCTGTTGCTGAGCAACAAGTTGTTGTTGAGCCACAAGAATCCGCCGCCCTTGCTGATGATGGTTACCGTTACAAGACTGTGCGTCGTCTAAAATACCGCCACCGTCGCGATGTCAGCGAATTACCTTCCAACGAGTACCTGCCCCCAGCTCTCAACGTTCCCGTAGCTGTAGCTGAACAAGTTGTTGTTGAACCCCAAGAATCCGCCGTCCTTGGTGATGATGGCTACCGTTACAAGGCTGTGCGCCGCTTGAAGTACCGTCATCGTCGTGATGTCAGTGAACTACCCTCCAACGAATATCTGCCACCTGTAGCTGTTGCTGAGCAACAAGTTGTTGTTGAGCCACAAGAATCCGCCGTCCTTGGTGATGATGGCTACCGTTACAAGGCTGTGCGTCGTCTGAAATACCGTCACCGTCGCGATGTCAGCGAACTGCCCTCCAACGAGTACCTGCCACCAGCTGTCAGCGCTCCCGTGCCGGTTGCAGAACAACAAGTTTTTGTTGAACCACAGGAAGCTGCAGTTCTTGCTGAAGATGGATACCGTTACAAAACTGTACGACGCCTGAAATATCGCCACCGTCGCGTTTAA